The following proteins come from a genomic window of Aspergillus oryzae RIB40 DNA, chromosome 4:
- a CDS encoding ferric reductase family protein (predicted protein), whose amino-acid sequence MKLTEGPYFIIISVVITLMALHWLYRCLSSFFNTRHSCLGRTSPYHLFLRYLVYPRTTFRLLQIDTLSPLGFVLLIFYFAGTAIFNFVGATTTAEKGVRAAHLALANLIPLYFSSGREFGAHILGISLEAYGIIHRTTGFMAALQAAIHVTIGYQNNAFNLSSPTGFNGLLGGCMLLSLLILPMVKRRVYEVFFITHLVCAVIALVAIWRHIDSSHSQSRRYILASLCGLTATGALQLLRLIYRNVAVGRKSVRIVARPYSEDIVQAVLYIPRPWKVRAGERINLGVPFLGIFYLFQAHPFTIAWWEEDYEGNADSISLMFRARTGFTRKVLDCLEPDREYWAWIDGPFGPSSPQNFGSSREIADFGHILMVTTGIGIAAQLPYIKELLRKYRNASVNTQTISLVWQLDRTGDWESARDWLRQLVKEDDGYMLKVAVYDPLRTDSPQEPRKIGHHELISLYGGEVNWADILAGEMGKRTGKLLVTALARG is encoded by the exons ATGAAGCTAACTGAAGGTCCCTATTTTATCATTATTAGTGTCGTGATAACACTAATGGCCCTGCACTGGTTGTACCGTTGCCTGTCATCGTTTTTTAACACCCGTCATTCTTGTCTTGGTCGGACTAGCCCTTAccatctctttcttcgttATCTCGTATACCCAAGAACTacttttcggcttctgcaaaTTGATACATTGTCTCCCTTGGGATTCGTTCTGcttatattctattttgcaGGAACTGCGATTTTCAACTTTGTTGGTGCAACGACAACTGCGGAAAAGGGAGTTCGGGCTGCTCATCTTGCCCTAGCAAACCTGATTCCTCTTTACTTTTCTAGTGGCCGAGAATTCGGTGCCCACATCCTTGGTATATCTTTGGAGGCATATGGAATTATTCATCGAACTACAGGATTTATGGCCGCCCTGCAGGCTGCTATTCACGTAACGATTGGTTATCAAAATAATGCATTCAACCTGTCGAGTCCTACGGGCTTTAATGGTCTATTG GGAGGATGCATGCTTTTATCGCTTTTAATACTTCCGATGGTGAAGCGTCGTGTCTATGAAGTCTTTTTCATTACGCACTTGGTTTGTGCTGTGATTGCGTTAGTCGCAATCTGGAGGCACATTGATTCATCTCATAGCCAGTCCCGGAGATACATCCTGGCAAGCCTGTGCGGGCTCACCGCAACCGGGGCACTACAGCTGCTTCGCCTTATTTATCGCAACGTCGCCGTTGGTCGAAAGTCTGTTCGTATAGTAGCGAGACCTTATTCTGAAGATATCGTCCAAGCTGTACTATATATTCCTCGGCCGTGGAAGGTGCGTGCCGGTGAGAGAATCAATCTAGGTGTGCCATTCCTCGGaattttctatttattccAGGCCCATCCATTCACTATTGCTtggtgggaagaagattaCGAAGGCAACGCGGATTCTATTTCTTTAATGTTCCGGGCTCGCACGGGCTTCACTAGAAAGGTGCTAGACTGTCTAGAGCCTGACCGTGAATACTGGGCTTGGATAGACGGCCCCTTTGGGCCATCTTCGCCACAGAACTTTGGGAGCTCAAGAGAAATAGCAGACTTCGGACATATCTTGATGGTTACTACCGGTATTGGGATTGCTGCACAGCTGCCgtatatcaaggagctctTACGCAAATATCGAAATGCCAGCGTGAACACACAAACCATATCTCTGGTTTGGCAATTGGATCGCACTGGAGACTGGGAGAGCGCTCGCGATTGGCTACGGCAACTCGtcaaggaagacgatggtTAT ATGCTAAAGGTTGCTGTCTATGACCCATTGCGTACTGATAGCCCTCAGGAGCCTCGAAAAATAGGTCATCATGAATTGATCTCTTTGTACGGTGGGGAAGTGAATTGGGCCGACATACTCGCAGGCGAAATGGGTAAAAGGACAGGCAAGCTTTTGGTTACTG CCTTGGCGAGAGGGTAG
- a CDS encoding uncharacterized protein (predicted protein) translates to MLKWDTLSGRFARSTERYCITKSSTEPSLKDQIEILRNENATLLQKLKLSEEYSAEVSQRKTELEFEVSNLQDAINASNSIISNYQQEIQQWTSTVKYYEAYCHQCTDELNQVISSLQRLKDCFAPIMCGELQDLICVSFLFILYGYNENKDAISTPVYLITPRATYTDVERHWLFTVHGHVVMSKKHGMAQWSVAL, encoded by the exons ATGTTGAAGTGGGACACTCTTTCTGGGCGGTTCGCTCGCAGCACGGAGAGGTATTGCATTACTAAA TCATCAACTGAGCCAAGTCTCAAAGACCAAATAGAGATATTACGCAATGAGAACGCTACTCTGCTACAGAAACTGAAGCTATCGGAGGAATACAGTGCTGAAGTGTCTCAGCGGAAAACAGAACTGGAATTTGAAGTATCCAATCTTCAGGATGCGATAAACGCCTCAAACTCTATTATCAGCAACTACCAGCAAGAAATCCAGCAATGGACTTCTACTGTCAAGTACTATGAGGCATACTGCCATCAATGCACGGATGAACTTAATCAAGTGATATCCTCCTTGCAGCGCTTAAAGGATTGTTTTGCACCTATTATGTGTGGAGAA CTGCAAGACTTAATATGcgtatcatttcttttcattctgtATGGATATAATGAAAACAAAGACGCTATATCTACTCCTGTTTACCTTATTACGCCTCGGGCAACTTATACGGATGTAGAAAGGCACTGGCTTTTCACAGTGCACGGGCATGTGGTGATGTCAAAAAAACATGGGATGGCCCAATGGTCAGTAGCCTTATAG
- a CDS encoding uncharacterized protein (predicted protein) — protein MAHEVPGTELNINTTSNDQSAEVGNAGGVASAGTVQAPVGTASVSRKRQGSPLEAENPWVIDIIREATSKQIHEELKASFLRGEPDMSAATVFFAEVNQKIQKANDEHGAERDRGTIPGDAYEKLYADFKTALEKAKLERNEEAALYVVQETHSKFAKFNQEHHLPEEWNINPDAFKHDSMPEVAPKPEPQDNDSLFSGSLPDYTGSETDIPDNVSTLEELEREARYNQSLSAGEVLYWWKRGVGTQTFVQYGQGSSKTYRIRAGSYEVYDPESVPRILSSGALSGDPSSVSCQGKQKLQYRNEKGRIEEAWAYTRDQVRGIVGVGWKVDDDDEEGIEPLDLLVPEPYATYPHTRILVLWVDGAVTLEDRAFIRRITKGSYLNVARIIYHKALRQEIRYRKAERLPYEHLLDRMPTRAKEKQDIELGDEEYEQDGEELNSVEEVQPEYRGSVQASTIRSASTRPPSNHGRSRTSEVRFVEPALEPRRPTSERGTARPSPNRVPHKSVDIEDPRDAKIRWLEEQLEMSLNRNHQSSYDSSSRWRRYNRYDGRQSEVSEYTPEPRRRRRAVHRERVWDNWTGSWVTARRVY, from the coding sequence ATGGCGCACGAAGTTCCTGGTACCGAATTAAACATTAATACCACCTCTAACGATCAGTCTGCTGAAGTGGGAAATGCAGGTGGTGTTGCATCAGCTGGTACTGTGCAAGCCCCTGTGGGTACTGCGTCAGTGAGCCGGAAACGACAGGGCTCTCCGCTTGAAGCAGAAAATCCATGGGTGATTGACATCATTCGGGAAGCCACTTCGAAGCAAATTCACGAAGAGCTAAAGGCTAGTTTCTTACGCGGCGAGCCTGACATGAGTGCTGCAACCGTATTTTTCGCTGAAGTGAATCAGAAGATTCAAAAGGCGAACGATGAACATGGTGCTGAGAGGGACAGGGGCACAATCCCGGGCGATGCTTATGAAAAGCTTTATGCTGATTTCAAGACTGCTTTGGAGAAGGCTAAGCTCGAACGCAACGAAGAAGCTGCACTGTATGTTGTGCAGGAAACTCATTCAAAGTTTGCGAAATTTAACCAAGAGCACCACCTTCCTGAAGAGTGGAACATCAATCCTGACGCTTTCAAGCATGATAGCATGCCAGAAGTTGCCCCCAAACCCGAGCCTCAAGACAATGACTCGCTGTTCTCGGGCAGTCTTCCGGACTACACAGGAAGTGAGACAGATATTCCAGACAACGTGAGCACCCTCGAGGAGTtggaaagagaggcaagGTACAACCAGTCTCTGTCTGCTGGTGAGGTCCTTTACTGGTGGAAGAGGGGTGTGGGCACACAGACATTTGTGCAGTACGGGCAAGGATCTAGTAAAACGTACCGGATTCGTGCAGGAAGCTACGAAGTGTACGACCCAGAAAGTGTTCCCCGCATTCTGTCATCAGGAGCACTGTCCGGTGATCCGTCGTCTGTGAGCTGCCAGGGTAAACAGAAGCTACAGTATCGAAACGAAAAAGGCAGGATCGAGGAGGCATGGGCATATACGCGTGATCAGGTCCGTGGTATTGTAGGTGTCGGATGGaaagttgatgatgatgacgaagagggAATAGAGCCACTAGACCTGCTCGTACCTGAGCCCTACGCAACTTACCCTCATACCAGGATTCTGGTTCTGTGGGTCGATGGTGCAGTCACTCTGGAGGATAGAGCATTCATCCGGCGAATTACTAAAGGATCTTACCTTAATGTCGCCCGAATTATCTACCATAAGGCTTTGCGACAAGAAATTCGTTATCGGAAGGCTGAGAGACTACCATATGAGCACCTTCTGGATCGTATGCCAACACgagcgaaagaaaagcaggacATAGAGCTAGGggatgaagaatatgaacaGGACGGCGAAGAACTGAACTCAGTAGAAGAGGTTCAACCCGAATACCGTGGGTCTGTGCAGGCTTCCACCATACGCTCAGCCAGCACCCGACCTCCTTCCAATCACGGCCGATCACGCACCAGCGAGGTCCGATTCGTTGAACCAGCTCTCGAACCGCGCAGGCCTACATCAGAACGTGGAACCGCTAGACCTTCGCCAAACCGCGTTCCACACAAGTCAGTGGATATAGAAGATCCCCGCGACGCCAAGATTCGCTGGCTGGAGGAGCAGCTTGAAATGTCGCTGAATAGAAACCACCAGTCCTCCTATGACTCTTCATCACGCTGGAGACGTTACAATAGGTATGACGGTAGGCAGTCCGAGGTATCGGAATATACGCCTGAGCCGCGTCGCCGTCGGCGAGCAGTTCATAGAGAACGAGTCTGGGACAACTGGACTGGCAGCTGGGTCACTGCCAGAAGGGTTTACTAA
- a CDS encoding uncharacterized protein (predicted protein), which produces MESSSKDRTSLHCLPVELLEMIIRLLSSTTSLKPLSTVNRVFRQLCVPFIFRTLRISCSTSGLNCLVEASHCSIAPYVKAIRYEISERIDPHQQEIIQSNRDLTSLCTSLPLFTGLDTIQLCFSSYFKPPFDWCAERMLLDGQLSFPRHVEVMATAIAAAKKYRVAIRTLIISGFYPRVLCHSRLVTDIINEAFSDVKELQLHDSPAILNFFEQCPLPQLERFEIGCYWMSVSHLERFIYAHARTIKFLHLEDIWLFRENREGNILNLTLADTKMILDSLTNIRYSGILSELTINRKIDGCYEMKESFA; this is translated from the exons ATGGAAAGTAGCAGCAAAGATCGCACCAGCTTGCATTGTCTACCGGTTGAGCTGCTCGAGATGATCATACGATTACTTAGCTCAACTACATCTTTAAAGCCTCTTTCGACGGTCAACAGAGTCTTTCGTCAACTATGCGTCCCATTCATTTTCCGAACACTTCGAATATCATGCTCCACGTCAGGATTGAACTGCCTGGTAGAGGCATCGCACTGTTCTATTGCACCATATGTGAAAGCAATACGTTACGAGATTTCAGAGCGTATTGATCCTC ATCAACAGGAGATAATTCAAAGTAATCGCGATCTCACTAGTTTGTGCACGTCACTTCCCTTATTTACAGGTCTTGATACGATCCAGctttgtttctcatcttaTTTTAAGCCTCCCTTCGACTGGTGTGCCGAACGCATGCTACTGGACGGTCAACTCTCATTCCCTCGTCATGTAGAGGTAATGGCAACAGCAATTGCCGCAGCCAAGAAATACCGTGTTGCTATTCGTACTTTGATAATATCAGGATTCTACCCACGGGTCCTCTGCCATTCTCGGTTAGTCACTGATATTATTAACGAAGCATTTTCCGATGTCAAAGAGTTGCAACTTCACGATAGCCCAGCtatcttgaatttctttgaGCAATGCCCTCTGCCTCAACTGGAACGGTTCGAAATAGGATGCTATTGGATGTCAGTTTCGCATTTGGAGAGGTTCATCTATGCTCATGCAAGAACGATCAAGttcctccatcttgaagACATCTGGCTTTTTCGCGAAAACCGAGAAGGCAATATTCTTAATCTTACACTGGCCGATACAAAAATGATACTTGACAGCTTAACCAATATTCGATACTCTGGTATTTTGAGTGAACTGACGATAAATCGGAAAATCGACGGATGCTatgagatgaaggaaagTTTTGCGTGA
- a CDS encoding uncharacterized protein (predicted protein) yields the protein MGTTKALGSPIQMNPPPYNQGTSCTAAEGGDQQDATFVKYGSPFTMDRLFIGLDPTDGGITAIELIENRPVSFVLKVKINDRDIKLDRLRPTCHRHLANLKEAFVCHESLLFIYERWDGVSLKGIQELRPTFELGEVEVATICCQPWSLKRAEYLY from the exons ATGGGCACAACTAAGGCCTTGGGTTCACCGATCCAGATGAACCCCCCTCCCTATAACCAAGGGACAAGCTGCACTGCAGCCGAAGGAGGTGATCAACAGGACGCGACTTTCGTCAAATACGGTAGTCCATTCACGATGGACCGTCTCTTTATTGGCCTCGATCCCACAGATGGCGGTATCACCGCCATTGAGCTTATAGAAAATAGGCCTGTGTCTTTCGTCCTCAAGGTCAAAATCAATGACCGCGATATCAAACTCGATCGTCTACGTCCAACATGCCACAGGCACCTCGCCAATCTCAAAGAGGCTTTTGTGTGTCACGAATCCCTTCTGTTTATTTACGAGAGGTGGGATGGGGTCTCACTCAAGGGGATACAAGAATTGCGACCCACCTTCGAGCTCGGAGAAGTCGAAGTGGCTACGATTTGCTGTCAG CCATGGAGCCTTAAGCGAGCAGAATATCTATATTGA
- a CDS encoding DUF3723 domain-containing protein (predicted protein), translating into MEAGGLGQRADQITRRRLRSYRGCALVELRHLMFEGEEVLGSRPLDPKNVDRLAKIYELEGCQQLEPEHRVAALIKEDILYQTIEQCNIIPNALFDYANPPTLSFNQNVRLLCLYGKHRLKAAEIHAVASWLVDLYLDDIPAEAIIQLREESTNAKNFKEGDSFRIYRHYKLAQNYAQERKWWARFQTDERRKHIRRLEQTPILINGFDLLLPYIGLWDHLSASQVRQVLGLRCHELVSHYLKVIYRQWSDFFGTEKGGMVDAESVRLIEGRMPKYSLDDQSFISEVMRSGQLFPRLPEPEDRHCLLQKILQTPGRILSLHTLSQDIRFLESPAKAFRHLIPLRKKDTVNQALLKHFRVGDIGNNTEIQISEYEFSPAPAPVNLSFIGIIQLWLFALRHFTRPPKVNGQQQTEAWYLHGQSLGEMAVLATRLGFSSNRIRELQSTDESRLGPEKLFRSLCINMFYLVNDSKVHNMARHFNAGMRSLSRNKEGPRSPPAFTTERFEDMSRRRYNSPTLDEYLRDRAHLFVGNIYSADQSPSQYPTSFAVTREIIFAFFGKEPLYSIFSQRQPSSPSEVPELAREGQIPAPMESGSVAHDNAVVGLEQNIPALDANGDADEYGRAVTLGSPNDYQYEPVELLPHPPGTPDRSLMDVITDDVPLATGFEEYDSKAPLAIKAEISVHRKAVDILQIWYGADDVVVGNCALPYRIFPESIISSFAMSSVLSRLR; encoded by the exons ATGGAGGCTGGCGGACTAGGTCAGCGAGCAGACCAAATTACTCGACGGAGGCTGCGTAGCTATCGTGGATGCGCACTGGTGGAATTGCGTCATCTAATGtttgagggtgaggaggtCCTCGGATCTAGGCCACTGGATCCCAAGAATGTAGACAGGCTGGCCAAAATCTACGAACTTGAGGGTTGCCAGCAACTTGAACCTGAACATCGAGTAGCCGCACTtatcaaagaagatattCTTTATCAGACAATAGAGCAGTGCAATATCATACCAAATGCGTTATTTGATTATGCCAACCCGCCGACATTATCGTTCAACCAGAATGTGAGACTCCTTTGTCTCTACGGAAAACATCGCTTGAAGGCAGCCGAAATACACGCAGTAGCATCGTGGCTAGTTGACCTTTACCTCGACG ATATACCTGCTGAAGCGATCATCCAACTAAGGGAAGAATCTACCAATGCCAAGAACTTCAAGGAGGGTGATTCTTTTCGTATATACCGGCACTATAAACTCGCTCAAAACTATGctcaggaaagaaaatggtgggCAAGGTTCCAGACGGATGAACGGCGGAAGCATATTAGACGGCTTGAACAGACTCCCATACTTATCAATGGGTTTGACCTGTTGCTACCATACATTGGGCTTTGGGACCATTTAAGTGCTTCACAAGTGAGGCAAGTACTTGGCCTTCGTTGTCATGAG CTGGTATCACACTATCTAAAGGTAATCTATCGCCAATGGTCGGACTTCTTCGGCACGGAAAAGGGGGGCATGGTAGATGCAGAGTCAGTGAGACTCATCGAAGGGCGTATGCCTAAATACTCTCTGGATGATCAATCTTTCATCTCAGAAGTAATGAGGTCAGGACAACTGTTTCCTCGGCTTCCAGAGCCCGAGGatcgtcattgtcttctccaaaagATACTGCAAACACCAGGCAGGATTTTGTCACTTCATACGTTAAGTCAAGATATACGGTTCCTCGAATCACCAGCGAAAGCCTTCCGCCACCTCATTCCactaagaaagaaagacactGTGAACCAAGCGCTGTTAAAGCATTTCAGAGTCGGTGATATCGGGAATAATACGGAGATACAAATCTCAGAATATGAATTCAGCCCAGCCCCTGCACCGGTTAATCTGTCATTCATCGGTATCATCCAACTATGGCTGTTCGCTCTGAGGCACTTTACTCGACCGCCGAAAGTAAACGGCCAGCAGCAAACTGAAGCTTGGTATCTTCATGGCCAGTCATTGGGTGAGATGGCTGTCTTAGCAACTCGATTAGGATTCTCGTCCAATAGAATCCGTGAACTTCAGAGTACCGACGAAAGCAGATTGGGCCCCGAGAAGCTTTTTCGAAGTCTTTGCATTAATATGTTTTATTTAGTTAATGACTCTAAAGTACATAATATGGCACGCCATTTCAACGCCGGCATGCGCAGTCTCTCCCGGAACAAGGAAGGTCCACGGAGTCCACCTGCATTTACAACTGAGCGTTTTGAGGATATGTCCCGACGACGCTATAATTCTCCCACACTGGATGAATATCTAAGAGATAGAGCACACTTGTTTGTCGGAAATATATACAGCGCAGATCAATCTCCTTCACAATACCCAACGTCGTTCGCCGTCACGAGGGAGattatttttgcttttttcggGAAGGAACCATTGTATAGTATATTTTCCCAGAGACAGCCTTCATCACCCAGTGAAGTTCCAGAGCTGGCACGAGAGGGGCAGATTCCTGCTCCAATGGAATCAGGAAGCGTAGCCCATGATAATGCTGTGGTGGGCTTAGAGCAAAATATTCCAGCTCTGGATGCAAATGGCGACGCAGATGAATATGGACGTGCCGTCACTCTAGGATCTCCTAATGACTACCAATACGAGCCTGTTGAGCTCCTACCTCACCCACCGGGAACTCCTGATCGTTCTCTTATGGATGTCATTACGGATGATGTGCCTCTTGCTACTGGGTTTGAAGAGTATGATTCCAAAGCTCCACTCGCAATAAAGGCTGAGATATCAGTACATCGCAAGGCAGTTGATATTCTTCAGATATGGTATGGTGCAGATGATG TGGTGGTTGGGAATTGCGCTCTACCTTACAGGATCTTTCCAGAGAGCATTATTTCCTCGTTTGCAATGAGTTCGGTATTGTCCAGGTTGAGGTGA
- a CDS encoding uncharacterized protein (predicted protein): protein MSGKRKTLLPKTLHLVHEQDLQDSPTTSISSFIEKPETHLAASSNAAPQKSPGKLLKRDTDLQKCTSKIDKYYTIDQAGLGVLALKDAHHLPFCVIKKYPRNSQKHIRNLKPARHKNLICLFEYAEVQSEMHLVYEYEHIPISLGCLAGSVQFSEVAIATVSREVLEGLQYIHSELRMSHGAINPSNILLTWKGEVKIGAETLDTITAESNLSVSAQEFIDNTKCKSIKELLKVKGSG from the exons ATGTCTGGCAAACGCAAGACCCTCCTTCCGAAAACACTCCATCTTGTTCATGAGCAAGACTTACAGGACTCTCCAACAACAAGTATTAGTTCCTTCATTGAGAAACCAGAGACTCACTTAGCCGCGTCTTCGAACGCTGCTCCACAAAAGTCTCCAGGAAAGCTGCTCAAGCGGGATACCGATCTGCAGAAATGTACTTCCAAGATAGACAAGTATTACACAATCGACCAAGCTGGCCTAGGGGTGTTAGCCCTCAAAGATGCTCATCATTTGCCATTCTGTGTGATCAAGAAATACCCAAGAAACAGCCAGAAGCATATTCGAAATCTAAAGCCAGCGCGACATAAGAATCTGATATGTCTTTTCGAATATGCTGAAGTGCAGAGCGAAATGCATCTCGTGTATGAATATGAACATATCCCTATCTCCTTAGGCTGCCTTGCAGGAAGCGTACAATTTAGCGAAGTCGCAATCGCTACTGTCAGCAGAGAAGTCTTAGAGGGtctacagtacatacattcaGAATTGCGGATGTCTCACGGAGCAATAAACCCCAGCAATATTCTGCTGACATGGAAAGGTGAAGTTAAGATCG GGGCTGAGACGTTGGATACTATCACTGCTGAATCCAACCTATCAGTTTCTGCCCAAGAGTTCATCGACAATACAAAATGTAAATCTATAAAAGAACTACTGAAGGTAAAAGGCTCTGGATAA
- a CDS encoding uncharacterized protein (predicted protein): MSSDTLGSEGSCAEVVQQGVGDEKSGIRRKDTNLTVETEYVHMLLELDCIHWIYNFVSGFASWILLAGYLVVPGTFTTLQSSHTVKQELDTNPTRKAVLSTIQNPPLVGISCSLLVIGALTMTYLFFRWKQNYFWLINRLFIQKWELVHYGSSNGNCNGNDSVLLISSGTIL, encoded by the exons ATGAGCAGTGATACACTTGGATCGGAAGGCTCCTGCGCAGAGGTGGTGCAACAGGGAGTAGGCGATGAGAAATCTGGAATTCGCCGCAAAGATACAAATCTGACCGTGGAAACTGAATATGTGCACATGCTTCTGGAGCTTGACTGTATCCATTGGATATATAACTTCGTCTCAGGCTTTGCTAGTTGGATTTTATTGGCTGGATATCTCGTGGTGCCCGGGACTTTTACCACTCTTCAAAGTTCTCACACGGTGAAGCAAGAGCTTGATACAAATCCAACTAGAAAAGCTGTCCTGAGCACTATTCAGAACCCACCATTGGTTGGTATATCATGCAGCTTGCTGGTTATCGGGGCCCTCACCATGAcatacctcttcttcagatggAAGCAAAACTATTTCTGGCTCATTAACCGTTTATTTAT CCAAAAATGGGAACTGGTCCATTATGGCTCTTCTAACGGTAATTGCAACGGCAACGACAGCGTTCTCCTCATTAGCAGTGGCACTATTCTATAA
- a CDS encoding ankyrin repeat domain-containing protein (ankyrin repeat) has product MALEHGRTPSVKFLLKHVSPTVLNRAAKDGKTPLHVAASQAGNCDIIQILLEYGAVRAISMVENDDRTPLHLAASLAGNAETVQLLLDHGAVESIKLVDNDGRTPLHLAASLAGNAETVQLLLDHGAVESIKLVDNDGRTPLYFAASLAGNAETVQLLLDHGAAESINMTDNNGKTPLHLATCLPWNNETVQLLLDNGAVETINIIDNNGRTPLHLATRLAGNDETSLI; this is encoded by the exons ATGGCACTCGAACACGGTCGCACCCCCTCAGTCAAGTTCCTTTTAAAACATGTTTCGCCAACTGTGCTCAACAGGGCGGCAAAAGATGGAAAGACGCCACTGCACGTAGCCGCAAGCCAGGCAGGAAATTGTGACATCATTCAAATACTCCTGGAGTATGGTGCCGTCAGAGCAATCAGTATGGTTGAGAATGATGACAGGACTCCACTGCATCTCGCAGCAAGCCTTGCTGGGAATGCTGAGACTGTCCAATTGCTTCTGGACCATGGCGCTGTCGAGTCAATTAAACTAGTCGATAATGACGGCAGGACCCCGCTGCATCTCGCAGCAAGCCTTGCTGGAAATGCTGAGACTGTCCAATTGCTTCTGGACCATGGCGCTGTCGAGTCAATTAAACTAGTTGACAATGACGGCAGGACCCCGCTGTATTTCGCAGCAAGTCTCGCTGGGAATGCTGAAACTGTCCAATTACTACTAGACCATGGCGCTGCCGAGTCGATCAATATGACTGATAATAACGGCAAGACCCCACTCCATCTTGCAACATGCCTTCCTTGGAATAATGAAACTGTCCAATTACTTCTGGATAATGGTGCCGTCGAGACAATCAATATAATTGACAATAACGGCAGGACCCCGCTGCATCTCGCAACACGCCTTGCTGGGAATGATGAGACT AGCCTAATATAA
- a CDS encoding uncharacterized protein (predicted protein) — protein MSPNGRKLRKPYAGRRTMISIDFLGWTPKLDRGKNSQKLKQIHKASSLMTEWKNLRLYYQRLTQTQINEQDSKEILTKEDAGVYRRYRSRIQVCLFNSLALFTVHRQNAL, from the exons ATGAGTCCAAATGGCAGGAAGCTGAGGAAGCCCTACGCCGGTCGTCGAACAATGATAAGTATCGATTTCTTGGGGTGGACTCCAAAACTCGACCGAGGGAAGAATAGCCAGAAATTAAAACAGATTCATAAGGCTAGCTCGTTGATGACAGAATGGAAGAATCTTCGTCTTTACTACCAAAGGCTTACACAGACTCAAATCAATGAGCAGGACAGCAAAGAAATATTGACG AAAGAAGACGCCGGTGTATATCGAAGATATCGCTCT CGTATCCAGGTGTGCCTGTTCAACTCCTTGGCCCTGTTTACTGTTCACCGGCAGAATGCATTGTGA